Proteins from a genomic interval of Salinarchaeum sp. Harcht-Bsk1:
- a CDS encoding 30S ribosomal protein S5: MSGDNYNDDGWEPVTRLGRQVQEGEIDTMEDALNSGLPLKEPEVTDRLLPGLEDEVLDINMVQRMTDSGRRVKFRCVVAIGNRDGYVGYAEGRDDQVGAAIQKAIEIAKLNIIDVSRGCGSWECGCGRPHTVALRTEGKAGSVTVELQPAPRGLGLAGGETPRKVLELAGIEDAWTEASGNTRTTVNFAKATFNALRKTAEARVPEYAFEQREVIE, encoded by the coding sequence ATGAGTGGAGACAACTACAACGACGACGGCTGGGAACCGGTCACCCGGCTCGGCCGGCAGGTCCAGGAGGGCGAAATCGACACGATGGAGGACGCCCTCAACTCGGGACTCCCGCTGAAGGAGCCCGAGGTGACCGACCGGCTCCTGCCCGGGCTGGAAGACGAGGTGCTGGACATCAACATGGTCCAGCGGATGACCGACTCCGGACGACGCGTGAAGTTCCGCTGCGTCGTCGCGATCGGCAACCGCGACGGCTACGTCGGCTACGCGGAAGGCCGCGACGACCAGGTCGGCGCGGCGATCCAGAAGGCCATCGAGATCGCGAAGCTGAACATCATCGACGTCTCGCGGGGCTGTGGATCCTGGGAGTGTGGCTGTGGCCGTCCCCACACGGTCGCGCTGCGCACCGAGGGCAAGGCCGGCTCCGTCACCGTCGAACTCCAGCCCGCACCGCGCGGTCTGGGCCTCGCCGGCGGCGAGACGCCCCGCAAGGTGCTCGAGCTCGCCGGCATCGAGGACGCGTGGACGGAGGCCAGTGGGAACACCCGCACCACCGTCAACTTCGCGAAGGCGACGTTCAACGCGCTCCGGAAGACCGCGGAGGCCCGCGTTCCCGAGTACGCCTTCGAACAGCGCGAGGTGATCGAGTGA
- a CDS encoding uL15m family ribosomal protein has protein sequence MTSKKRRQRGSRTHGGGTHKNRRGAGHRGGRGRAGRDKHEFHNYEPLGKHGFSRPQSVQEEVLEINASKLDEDAALYAAEGLAEETDGGYELDAREIVEDGFEADAVKVLGGGQVRGELTVVADAFSASARGLIEEAGGEAVLSERAETAEDEDGDADEAAAESEDVSPESDGD, from the coding sequence ATGACGAGCAAGAAACGACGCCAGCGCGGCTCCCGCACGCACGGCGGCGGTACCCACAAGAATCGGCGTGGGGCCGGCCACCGCGGCGGTCGGGGTCGCGCGGGCCGCGACAAGCACGAGTTCCACAACTACGAGCCGCTGGGCAAGCACGGCTTCAGCCGACCCCAGTCCGTCCAGGAGGAGGTCCTCGAGATCAACGCCTCCAAGCTCGACGAGGACGCCGCGCTGTACGCGGCGGAGGGCCTCGCCGAGGAGACCGACGGCGGCTACGAGCTCGACGCTCGCGAGATCGTCGAGGACGGCTTCGAAGCTGACGCGGTGAAGGTCCTCGGCGGCGGGCAGGTCCGCGGGGAGCTGACCGTCGTCGCCGACGCGTTCTCCGCGAGCGCACGTGGCCTCATCGAGGAGGCCGGCGGCGAGGCCGTCCTCTCCGAGCGCGCCGAGACCGCCGAGGACGAGGACGGCGACGCCGACGAGGCGGCCGCCGAATCAGAAGACGTATCACCGGAGTCCGACGGGGACTAA
- a CDS encoding 50S ribosomal protein L19e, producing MTDLSAQKRLAADVLDVGENRVWLDPEEQDELVDAITREDIRELVDEGVVRAKPKSGNSRGKARERSEKRAYGHQTGAGSRKGKAGGRQSEKDRWKRTARAQRQTLRELRDDGVLTPAQYRALYNKSRGGEFPDVRRLLNFAEDEYQIDVDRSEY from the coding sequence ATGACCGACCTCAGCGCCCAGAAGCGGCTCGCGGCAGACGTCCTCGACGTCGGCGAGAACCGCGTCTGGCTCGACCCCGAGGAACAGGACGAACTGGTCGACGCCATCACCCGGGAGGACATCCGGGAGCTGGTCGACGAGGGCGTGGTGCGTGCCAAGCCCAAGTCCGGCAACTCCCGTGGCAAAGCCCGCGAGCGCTCCGAGAAGCGCGCGTACGGCCACCAGACCGGGGCCGGCTCCCGCAAGGGAAAGGCCGGCGGCCGCCAGTCCGAGAAAGATCGCTGGAAACGCACCGCGCGTGCCCAGCGACAGACGCTCCGCGAGCTTCGCGACGACGGCGTCCTTACGCCCGCCCAGTACCGCGCACTCTACAACAAGTCGCGCGGGGGCGAGTTCCCCGACGTCCGCCGTCTGCTCAACTTCGCGGAGGACGAATACCAGATCGACGTAGACAGGAGTGAGTACTAG
- the rpmD gene encoding 50S ribosomal protein L30, with protein MYAVVQLRGEVNVSEDVVDTLEMLNLHHVNHATLVPATETYEGMITKVHDVVAHGEPSEEVVATLLRTRGEPLEGDADTDDEWIDEHTDYDDADDLAAALVAEETTLREEGMSPVLRLHPPRGGHEGIKQPTSTGGQLGVHSTEQIDELLTAMR; from the coding sequence ATGTACGCGGTCGTCCAGCTCCGCGGCGAGGTCAACGTCTCCGAGGACGTCGTCGACACCCTCGAGATGCTGAACCTCCACCACGTCAACCACGCGACGCTCGTCCCCGCGACGGAGACCTACGAGGGGATGATCACGAAGGTCCACGACGTCGTCGCCCACGGCGAGCCGTCCGAGGAGGTCGTCGCCACGCTACTCCGTACCCGTGGCGAGCCCCTCGAGGGCGACGCCGACACCGACGACGAGTGGATCGACGAGCACACCGACTACGACGACGCCGACGACCTGGCCGCAGCGCTGGTCGCCGAGGAGACGACCCTCCGCGAGGAAGGGATGTCCCCGGTCCTGCGCCTGCACCCGCCCCGTGGCGGTCACGAGGGCATCAAGCAGCCCACGTCGACGGGCGGCCAGCTCGGCGTTCACAGCACGGAGCAGATCGACGAGCTGCTCACCGCGATGCGATAA
- a CDS encoding 50S ribosomal protein L6, translating into MPRTELPIPEDVDVEIDHLDVSVSGDNGSVSRRLWYPDVSVSIETVEVVADGADESAEDPDTESVDAVVIESDADDAKTMSTLGTFESHVSNMFHGVSDGWTYEMEVFYNHFPMQVSVEGEEVVIENFLGERAPRRAPIHGDDTQVQVDEEEITVSGPDKEAVGQTAADIEQLTRVNDKDVRVFQDGVYITQKPSKGGA; encoded by the coding sequence ATGCCACGAACAGAACTCCCGATCCCCGAGGACGTCGACGTCGAGATCGACCACCTCGACGTCAGCGTCTCGGGCGACAACGGTAGCGTTTCGCGGCGGCTCTGGTACCCCGACGTCTCGGTCTCCATCGAGACGGTCGAGGTCGTGGCCGACGGCGCCGACGAGTCCGCGGAGGACCCGGACACCGAGTCCGTCGACGCCGTGGTCATCGAGAGCGACGCGGACGACGCCAAGACCATGTCGACGCTGGGCACCTTCGAGTCCCACGTCTCGAACATGTTCCACGGCGTCTCCGACGGCTGGACCTACGAGATGGAAGTGTTCTACAACCACTTCCCGATGCAGGTCTCCGTGGAGGGCGAGGAAGTCGTCATCGAGAACTTCCTCGGCGAGCGCGCCCCGCGACGGGCGCCGATCCACGGCGACGACACCCAGGTCCAGGTCGACGAAGAGGAGATCACCGTCTCCGGCCCCGACAAGGAGGCCGTCGGCCAGACCGCCGCCGACATCGAACAGCTCACGCGAGTGAACGACAAGGACGTTCGCGTCTTCCAGGACGGCGTCTACATCACGCAGAAGCCCAGCAAAGGGGGTGCCTAA
- a CDS encoding 50S ribosomal protein L32e, with amino-acid sequence MSDPSSIEDIAGVGASKADALREAGYESVEDVRAASADDLSEVDGIGNALAARIKDDVGDLEVDDEPEGDVESDELASEEADEEDSASSDAAAEEAEEDDRELDDISGVGASKADALRDAGYTTIQEVRAASQSELSDVEGIGNALAARIKADVGDLDVEAEPEGEVEDEAPEAEAEDVETELQPRGHADKTPDLSDEEERLLQRRAAVSTPQFNRQDYHKKKRVPTSWRAPRGGLSKQRRGIKGKGDTVEAGFRSPEAVRGRHPSGFEEVRVHNPDDLEGVDGETEAVRIASGVGGRKRERIEDEAEEAGIRVLNPTYEEVEVSE; translated from the coding sequence ATGAGCGACCCATCCAGTATCGAAGACATCGCTGGCGTCGGTGCCAGCAAGGCCGACGCCCTGCGCGAGGCCGGCTACGAGTCCGTCGAGGACGTCAGGGCCGCCTCCGCCGACGACCTCTCCGAGGTCGATGGCATCGGTAACGCACTCGCCGCCCGCATCAAGGACGACGTCGGCGACCTCGAGGTCGACGACGAACCCGAGGGCGACGTCGAGTCCGACGAGTTAGCCTCGGAGGAGGCCGACGAGGAGGACAGTGCCTCCAGCGACGCCGCGGCCGAGGAGGCCGAGGAAGACGACCGCGAACTCGACGACATCAGCGGCGTCGGCGCCAGCAAGGCCGACGCGCTGCGCGACGCGGGCTACACGACGATCCAGGAGGTCCGCGCGGCCAGCCAGTCCGAACTCTCCGACGTGGAGGGCATCGGCAACGCGCTGGCGGCCCGGATCAAGGCCGACGTCGGGGACCTCGACGTCGAGGCCGAGCCGGAAGGCGAGGTCGAGGACGAGGCTCCCGAGGCGGAAGCCGAGGACGTCGAGACCGAACTGCAGCCCCGTGGCCACGCCGACAAGACGCCCGACCTCTCCGACGAGGAGGAGCGCCTCCTCCAGCGTCGGGCCGCCGTGTCCACGCCGCAGTTCAACCGCCAGGACTACCACAAGAAGAAGCGCGTGCCCACTTCCTGGCGCGCGCCCCGCGGCGGGCTCTCGAAGCAGCGCCGCGGCATCAAGGGCAAGGGCGACACCGTCGAGGCGGGCTTCCGCTCGCCCGAGGCGGTCCGCGGTCGCCACCCGAGCGGCTTCGAGGAGGTCCGCGTCCACAACCCGGACGACCTCGAGGGCGTCGACGGCGAGACCGAGGCGGTACGCATCGCCTCCGGCGTCGGCGGTCGCAAGCGCGAGCGCATCGAGGACGAGGCCGAGGAGGCCGGCATCCGCGTGCTCAACCCCACCTACGAGGAAGTCGAGGTGAGCGAGTAA
- a CDS encoding 30S ribosomal protein S8 yields MTADDPLANALSGLDNAESVGHLTHEVSPASEEVGSVLEVLYDRGYIEGFEHVDDGKAGRFEVELNGAINDCGPVKPRYSAGADEFEKWEKRFLPARDYGALVVTTSHGIMSHYEAREAGVGGQVIAYVY; encoded by the coding sequence GCTCGACAACGCCGAGAGCGTCGGGCACCTCACCCACGAGGTATCGCCCGCCTCCGAGGAGGTCGGCAGCGTGCTGGAGGTCCTCTACGACCGCGGTTACATCGAGGGCTTCGAGCACGTCGACGACGGCAAGGCCGGTCGCTTCGAGGTCGAACTGAACGGCGCGATCAACGACTGCGGTCCCGTCAAGCCCCGCTACTCCGCGGGTGCCGACGAGTTCGAGAAGTGGGAGAAGCGGTTCCTCCCCGCTCGGGACTACGGCGCCCTCGTCGTGACGACGAGTCACGGGATCATGAGCCACTACGAGGCTCGTGAGGCAGGGGTCGGCGGGCAGGTGATCGCCTACGTATACTAA
- a CDS encoding 50S ribosomal protein L18, protein MATGPRYNVPMRRRREVRTDYHQRLRLLKSGKPRLVARTSNGHVRAQLVTTGPDGDETVVSAHSADLAEYGWEAPTGNLPSAYLTGLLAGTRAVDEGIEEAVLDIGLNSPTPGSKVFAIQEGAIDAGLEIPHNEAVLPDWERNRGEHIAEYAEQLDEPLYSGEFDAADLPEHFDELREELL, encoded by the coding sequence ATGGCAACTGGACCACGATACAACGTTCCGATGCGGCGTCGGCGCGAGGTCCGAACGGACTACCACCAGAGGTTGCGCCTGTTGAAATCCGGCAAGCCCCGACTCGTGGCGCGCACGAGCAACGGGCACGTCAGGGCGCAGCTGGTCACAACCGGACCCGACGGCGACGAGACTGTCGTGAGCGCACATTCCGCGGACCTGGCCGAGTACGGCTGGGAGGCTCCGACCGGGAACCTTCCGAGCGCGTACCTGACTGGGCTCCTCGCGGGAACCCGTGCGGTCGACGAAGGCATCGAGGAGGCCGTGCTCGACATCGGCCTGAACAGCCCCACACCGGGTAGCAAGGTGTTCGCGATCCAGGAGGGCGCGATCGACGCGGGCCTGGAGATTCCCCACAACGAGGCGGTGCTTCCCGACTGGGAGCGCAACCGCGGGGAGCACATCGCCGAGTACGCCGAACAGCTCGACGAGCCGCTCTACAGCGGCGAGTTCGACGCGGCGGACCTGCCCGAGCACTTCGACGAACTTCGCGAGGAGCTGCTATGA